Proteins encoded within one genomic window of Pseudomonas cannabina:
- a CDS encoding S41 family peptidase, with amino-acid sequence MLHLSRLTSLALAIAIVIGAPLAQAAEKTAPAAPAAAAPANANAKPPLPLDELRTFAEVMDRVKAAYVEPVDDKTLLENAIKGMLSNLDPHSAYLGPEDFQELQESTSGEFGGLGIEVGVEDGFVKVVSPIDDTPASKAGIEAGDLIVKINGTPTQGQNMQEAVDKMRGKIGEKITLTLVRDGGTPFDVTLARATIQVKSVKAQMLENGYGYIRITQFQVKTGDEVGKALAQFRKENGKKMSGLILDLRNNPGGVLQSAVQVADHFLTKGLIVYTKGRIANSELRFSADPADASEGVPLVVLINGGSASASEIVAGALQDQKRGILMGTDTFGKGSVQTVLPLNNDRALKITTALYYTPNGRSIQAQGINPDIVVRRAKVTSEADGENYKEADLLGHLGNGNGGADKPTVKGGAAAKARPQDDDFQLSQALSLLKGLSITRGN; translated from the coding sequence ATGCTGCATTTGTCCCGCCTCACCTCGCTGGCCCTGGCAATTGCCATCGTTATCGGCGCGCCGCTGGCGCAAGCTGCCGAAAAGACCGCGCCAGCCGCTCCTGCAGCAGCTGCGCCTGCCAATGCCAATGCAAAACCGCCGCTGCCTCTGGACGAGCTGCGTACGTTTGCCGAGGTCATGGATCGGGTCAAGGCCGCCTATGTCGAGCCAGTGGACGACAAAACGCTGCTCGAGAACGCCATCAAGGGCATGCTCAGCAATCTTGACCCGCACTCCGCCTACCTCGGCCCGGAAGATTTCCAGGAGTTGCAGGAAAGCACCAGCGGCGAGTTCGGCGGTCTGGGCATCGAAGTGGGCGTCGAAGACGGTTTCGTCAAAGTGGTTTCGCCCATCGACGACACACCGGCGTCCAAGGCTGGCATCGAGGCAGGTGACCTGATCGTGAAGATCAACGGCACGCCGACCCAAGGTCAGAACATGCAGGAAGCGGTCGACAAGATGCGCGGCAAGATCGGCGAGAAGATCACCCTGACGCTGGTGCGCGACGGCGGTACACCGTTTGATGTGACACTGGCGCGGGCGACCATTCAGGTCAAGAGCGTGAAGGCGCAGATGCTGGAGAACGGCTACGGCTATATCCGCATTACCCAGTTCCAGGTCAAGACCGGTGATGAAGTCGGCAAGGCGCTGGCCCAGTTCCGCAAGGAAAACGGCAAGAAAATGAGCGGGCTGATTCTCGACCTGCGCAACAACCCGGGTGGCGTGCTGCAATCGGCGGTGCAGGTGGCGGATCACTTCCTGACCAAAGGCCTGATCGTGTACACCAAGGGCCGCATTGCCAACTCCGAACTACGCTTCTCGGCAGACCCGGCAGACGCCAGCGAAGGCGTTCCGCTGGTGGTGTTGATCAACGGTGGCAGCGCCTCGGCATCGGAAATTGTCGCCGGTGCCCTGCAAGACCAGAAACGCGGCATCCTGATGGGCACCGACACGTTTGGTAAAGGCTCGGTGCAAACCGTGCTGCCGCTGAACAACGACCGGGCGCTGAAAATCACCACGGCGCTGTACTACACGCCGAACGGCCGTTCCATTCAGGCGCAGGGCATCAACCCGGACATCGTGGTTCGTCGGGCCAAGGTCACCAGCGAAGCAGACGGCGAGAACTATAAGGAAGCCGATCTGCTGGGCCACTTGGGCAATGGCAACGGTGGCGCGGACAAGCCGACCGTCAAAGGTGGCGCTGCGGCCAAGGCGCGTCCACAGGATGATGACTTCCAGCTCAGCCAGGCGCTCAGTCTGCTGAAGGGGCTGAGCATCACCCGCGGCAACTGA
- the grxC gene encoding glutaredoxin 3, producing MAQVIVYSSDYCPYCIRAKQLLQSKSVAFEEIRVDGKPQLRAEMTKKAGRTSVPQIWIGPTHVGGCDDLFALERAGKLDALLA from the coding sequence ATGGCTCAAGTCATCGTTTATTCCAGCGACTACTGCCCGTATTGCATACGTGCCAAACAGTTGTTGCAGAGCAAAAGCGTGGCTTTCGAGGAAATCCGTGTGGACGGCAAGCCGCAGCTCCGCGCCGAGATGACGAAAAAAGCCGGTCGCACTTCTGTACCGCAGATCTGGATCGGCCCGACCCATGTGGGCGGCTGCGATGATCTGTTCGCGCTGGAGCGTGCCGGCAAGCTCGATGCGCTGCTGGCCTGA
- a CDS encoding rhodanese-like domain-containing protein, with translation MVAHLLEFATNHYLITSAFVILLALLIAYELSKGGASLSTRELTAMVNRDEAVVIDVRSKKDFTAGHIVGSLNFPQDKVLTRTAELQKYKDKTLIIVDAMGQHAGSTARELLKSGFKAAKLSGGISSWRGDNLPLVK, from the coding sequence ATGGTTGCTCACCTGCTTGAATTCGCCACTAACCACTATTTGATCACCAGTGCCTTCGTCATTCTGCTGGCACTGCTGATCGCTTACGAACTGAGCAAAGGCGGCGCCAGCCTGAGCACCCGCGAGCTGACTGCGATGGTCAATCGCGATGAGGCGGTGGTCATCGACGTACGCTCGAAAAAGGATTTCACAGCAGGCCACATCGTCGGTTCCCTGAACTTTCCGCAGGACAAGGTGCTGACCCGCACCGCCGAACTGCAGAAATACAAGGACAAGACGTTGATCATAGTCGATGCAATGGGGCAGCATGCGGGCAGCACCGCCCGTGAACTGCTCAAATCCGGCTTCAAGGCGGCCAAGCTGTCCGGTGGTATTTCCAGCTGGCGCGGCGATAACCTCCCTCTGGTGAAGTGA
- the hisF gene encoding imidazole glycerol phosphate synthase subunit HisF, whose protein sequence is MALAKRIIPCLDVDNGRVVKGVKFENIRDAGDPVEIARRYDEQGADEITFLDITASVDGRDTTLHTVERMASQVFIPLTVGGGVRTVQDIRNLLNAGADKVSINTAAVFNPEFVGEAAARFGSQCIVVAIDAKKVSGPGETPRWEIFTHGGRKPTGLDAVLWAKKMEDLGAGEILLTSMDQDGMKNGFDLGVTRAISDALGIPVIASGGVGNLEHLAAGVIEGHASAVLAASIFHFGEYTVPEAKAYMASRGIVVR, encoded by the coding sequence GTGGCCCTAGCCAAACGCATCATTCCTTGCCTGGACGTCGACAACGGTCGAGTGGTCAAGGGCGTAAAGTTCGAGAACATTCGCGATGCTGGCGATCCGGTTGAAATTGCGCGTCGTTACGATGAGCAGGGCGCCGACGAAATCACTTTTCTCGACATCACGGCCAGCGTGGATGGCCGTGACACCACGCTGCATACCGTCGAACGCATGGCCAGTCAGGTGTTCATTCCGCTGACCGTGGGCGGTGGCGTGCGGACCGTGCAAGACATCCGCAACCTGCTCAACGCCGGCGCCGACAAGGTCTCGATCAACACCGCCGCCGTGTTCAACCCGGAGTTTGTCGGTGAAGCGGCTGCCCGTTTCGGCTCGCAGTGCATCGTGGTCGCTATCGATGCCAAGAAGGTCTCCGGCCCCGGCGAAACCCCGCGCTGGGAAATCTTCACCCACGGTGGACGCAAGCCTACCGGGCTGGATGCGGTGCTCTGGGCGAAAAAGATGGAAGACCTGGGCGCTGGCGAAATCCTCCTGACCAGCATGGATCAGGACGGCATGAAAAACGGCTTCGACCTGGGCGTTACTCGCGCCATCAGCGATGCGCTGGGCATTCCGGTGATCGCTTCGGGCGGCGTCGGCAACCTTGAGCACCTGGCTGCCGGCGTGATCGAAGGCCACGCCAGTGCCGTGCTGGCGGCGAGTATTTTCCACTTTGGCGAATACACCGTTCCCGAGGCCAAGGCTTACATGGCCAGTCGCGGTATTGTGGTGCGTTAA
- the gpmI gene encoding 2,3-bisphosphoglycerate-independent phosphoglycerate mutase — protein MTATPKPLVLIILDGFGHSESHKGNAILAAKMPVMDRLYETMPNGLISGSGMDVGLPDGQMGNSEVGHMNLGAGRVVYQDFTRVTKAIRDGEFFENPTICAAVDKAVSAGKAVHIMGLLSDGGVHSHQDHLVAMAELAVRRGADKIYLHAFLDGRDTPPRSAKKSLELMDQTFARLGKGRIATIIGRYFAMDRDNRWDRVASAYNLIVDSTAEFHAESGVAGLEAAYARDENDEFVKATRIGEPARVEDGDAVVFMNFRADRARELTRVFVEGDFKDFERARQPKVNYVMLTQYAASIPAPSAFAAGSLKNVLGEYLAANGKTQLRIAETEKYAHVTFFFSGGREEPFPGEERILIPSPKVATYDLQPEMSAPEVTDRIVDAIEHQRYDVIIVNYANGDMVGHSGIMEAAIKAVECLDVCVGRITQALEKVGGEALITADHGNVEQMTDDSTGQAHTAHTSEPVPFVYVGKRPLNVREGGVLADVAPTMLHLLGMERPPEMTGHSILVNE, from the coding sequence ATGACTGCCACGCCAAAACCTCTGGTCCTTATCATCCTGGATGGCTTCGGACACAGCGAAAGCCACAAGGGCAATGCCATTCTGGCCGCCAAGATGCCAGTCATGGATCGTCTCTACGAAACCATGCCCAATGGCCTGATTTCCGGATCGGGCATGGATGTCGGTCTGCCGGATGGACAGATGGGTAACTCCGAAGTCGGGCACATGAACCTCGGTGCCGGTCGTGTGGTGTATCAGGACTTCACTCGCGTGACCAAAGCGATTCGGGACGGCGAGTTCTTCGAGAACCCGACCATCTGTGCTGCGGTGGATAAAGCAGTGAGCGCAGGCAAGGCCGTGCATATCATGGGCCTGCTGTCCGATGGCGGCGTTCACAGCCACCAGGATCATCTGGTCGCCATGGCCGAACTGGCCGTCAGGCGCGGCGCCGACAAAATTTACCTTCACGCATTCCTCGACGGTCGCGACACACCACCGCGCAGCGCGAAGAAATCCCTGGAATTGATGGACCAGACCTTCGCTCGCCTGGGCAAGGGCCGCATCGCCACGATCATCGGCCGTTATTTCGCCATGGACCGTGACAACCGCTGGGACCGGGTTGCATCTGCCTACAACCTGATCGTTGACAGCACCGCGGAATTTCACGCTGAATCAGGCGTTGCCGGGCTTGAAGCGGCCTATGCACGCGACGAGAACGACGAGTTCGTCAAAGCCACACGCATCGGCGAACCCGCACGGGTGGAAGACGGCGACGCAGTGGTGTTCATGAACTTCCGCGCCGACCGCGCCCGTGAACTGACCCGCGTATTCGTGGAAGGCGATTTCAAGGACTTCGAGCGCGCCCGCCAGCCGAAGGTCAACTATGTGATGCTGACTCAGTACGCGGCCAGCATCCCGGCACCGTCCGCTTTTGCTGCGGGCAGCCTGAAGAACGTGCTGGGCGAGTACCTGGCAGCCAACGGCAAGACCCAGTTGCGCATCGCCGAGACGGAAAAATACGCACACGTCACCTTCTTCTTCTCCGGCGGACGTGAAGAACCGTTTCCCGGCGAGGAGCGCATCCTGATTCCATCGCCGAAAGTCGCGACCTACGACCTTCAACCGGAAATGAGCGCGCCGGAAGTGACCGACAGAATCGTCGATGCCATCGAGCATCAGCGTTATGACGTGATCATCGTCAACTATGCCAATGGCGACATGGTCGGCCATAGCGGCATCATGGAGGCGGCGATCAAAGCGGTTGAATGCCTGGACGTCTGCGTCGGGCGCATCACCCAAGCGCTGGAAAAAGTCGGCGGCGAAGCGTTGATCACGGCCGACCACGGCAACGTCGAACAGATGACCGATGACTCCACCGGCCAGGCGCATACTGCGCACACTTCGGAACCGGTGCCGTTCGTGTACGTAGGCAAACGCCCGCTGAACGTTCGCGAAGGCGGCGTTCTGGCTGACGTGGCGCCGACCATGCTGCATCTGCTGGGCATGGAGAGACCACCGGAAATGACCGGCCATTCGATCCTCGTGAACGAATGA
- a CDS encoding murein hydrolase activator EnvC family protein has protein sequence MLRALIALALICLLNPAFAEDERVQTQKQIDAARQDVTELQQALSKLQEERAGVQKDLRTTETDMGKLEKQVEVLQKELKKTEAELQKLDSEKKKLNAARVEQQRLIAIQARAAYQSGRQEYLKLLLNQQHPEKFARTLTYYDYLSKARLEQLRSFNETLRQLAGVEKDIDQQQAQLLVQKSNLENQTEELAKVRQERRQALARLNQDYKARDQKLQARQQDQADLAKVLKTIEETLARQAREAEEARQKALVAAREAEEKRQREAEAVARNNDSTSSKADDEPAPRRPVKAPGAVVSSAGVSYGGPFAEARGKLPWPVNGRLLARFGEARGDDERTKWDGVMISAAAGSQVHAVHGGRVVFADWLRGAGLLVILDHGNGYLTLYGHNQSLLKSAGDIVKAGEAISTVGNSGGQDTAALYFAIRQQGRPSDPAQWCRTQG, from the coding sequence ATGCTCCGCGCCTTGATTGCCCTTGCTTTGATCTGCCTGCTCAATCCGGCGTTTGCCGAAGACGAGCGTGTGCAAACCCAAAAACAGATAGATGCTGCGCGTCAGGACGTGACGGAGCTGCAGCAAGCCCTGAGCAAACTTCAGGAAGAACGTGCAGGCGTCCAGAAGGATCTGCGCACCACTGAAACCGACATGGGGAAGTTGGAAAAGCAGGTCGAGGTCCTGCAAAAGGAACTAAAAAAGACCGAAGCCGAGCTGCAAAAGCTCGACAGTGAGAAAAAAAAACTCAACGCCGCTCGCGTTGAACAGCAACGCCTGATTGCCATCCAGGCTCGCGCCGCCTACCAGAGCGGTCGCCAGGAATACCTCAAACTGCTGCTCAACCAGCAGCACCCCGAGAAGTTCGCTCGCACCCTTACCTATTACGATTACCTGAGCAAGGCGCGCCTAGAGCAATTGCGCAGCTTCAATGAAACGCTGCGCCAGCTGGCCGGCGTCGAAAAAGATATCGATCAGCAACAGGCGCAATTGCTGGTGCAGAAAAGCAACCTGGAAAACCAGACCGAAGAACTGGCCAAGGTTCGCCAGGAACGCCGACAGGCGCTGGCCAGGCTGAATCAGGACTACAAGGCCCGCGATCAGAAATTGCAGGCCCGCCAGCAGGATCAGGCCGATCTGGCCAAGGTTCTCAAGACCATCGAAGAAACCCTGGCCCGTCAGGCCCGTGAAGCCGAAGAGGCTCGTCAGAAGGCGCTGGTTGCCGCTCGCGAAGCCGAAGAGAAGCGTCAGCGCGAAGCTGAGGCCGTGGCCCGCAACAACGATAGCACCAGCAGCAAGGCCGACGATGAACCAGCACCGCGTCGCCCGGTCAAAGCCCCCGGCGCAGTCGTTTCCAGTGCCGGTGTTTCTTACGGCGGACCATTTGCCGAGGCCCGGGGAAAACTTCCATGGCCCGTGAATGGTCGACTGCTTGCGCGTTTCGGTGAGGCCCGCGGTGATGACGAACGGACCAAATGGGACGGCGTCATGATCAGCGCGGCAGCCGGAAGTCAGGTGCATGCGGTGCACGGCGGACGAGTGGTGTTCGCAGACTGGTTGCGCGGTGCCGGGCTTCTGGTCATTCTCGACCATGGCAATGGCTATTTGACCCTATATGGGCACAACCAGAGCCTGCTCAAGTCGGCAGGTGACATTGTAAAAGCCGGTGAAGCGATTTCCACGGTCGGCAATAGTGGCGGTCAGGACACGGCAGCGCTGTACTTTGCTATTCGTCAGCAGGGTCGCCCGAGCGATCCGGCCCAATGGTGCCGCACTCAAGGATAA
- a CDS encoding M60 family metallopeptidase, whose amino-acid sequence MSWRLRWADYQPTGYFAPAGTDVELWISGNTENLTVLVGTQGMADRNNPFRQSENMRETPLFRGKNIIRDPLGGAVHIRKLIGNTSGAARIVFMRGAIPMPYYVSGATAQLQWLLMLLLTEAPEVELVGARIVVAALKETALKFSNVDAQAVMHSHEEVMRLEAEVSGLDGSAPIHTRPALLIYAVEGSGTANPHATTGCIALPHTDHISQYNESLLGGLAAERWVTLHEYGHHYQTSYNSYGPFGEVTVNLYALAVGLHYINEYTYVFPDRWPGTVNWLSLPRTAKIYGAPESDPLAMLGQLRKGLGEGFMPAWHRYIRENPGEKRDLKYFVLSACIAAKRNLTEFFADWGLLKIKDTEVWVAVNALGFPYPSQRLSAIRPYVN is encoded by the coding sequence ATGTCTTGGCGATTAAGGTGGGCCGATTATCAGCCAACAGGATATTTTGCGCCGGCGGGAACAGACGTTGAGCTATGGATATCGGGCAATACTGAGAACTTGACCGTGCTGGTCGGCACACAAGGCATGGCGGACCGAAACAACCCGTTCAGGCAATCCGAAAACATGCGGGAGACACCGCTATTCCGAGGAAAGAACATTATTCGAGATCCCTTGGGAGGCGCGGTTCACATCCGTAAATTAATCGGAAACACGTCCGGCGCAGCTCGGATTGTGTTTATGCGTGGGGCGATACCGATGCCCTACTATGTCAGTGGTGCCACTGCCCAACTACAATGGCTATTAATGCTGCTGCTGACAGAAGCGCCCGAAGTGGAGTTGGTGGGTGCACGCATAGTCGTTGCGGCGCTTAAAGAGACGGCGCTCAAGTTCTCGAATGTCGACGCTCAAGCGGTGATGCACTCTCATGAAGAAGTGATGCGACTGGAAGCAGAGGTCAGCGGGCTGGATGGCTCTGCCCCTATTCATACCAGGCCTGCTTTGTTGATCTATGCAGTGGAAGGTTCAGGCACTGCAAACCCCCATGCAACCACAGGTTGCATCGCCCTGCCCCACACGGACCATATCAGCCAGTATAACGAGTCCCTACTTGGGGGGCTGGCAGCCGAGCGATGGGTTACATTGCACGAATATGGCCATCATTATCAGACCTCTTACAACTCGTACGGTCCTTTTGGCGAAGTCACCGTCAATTTATATGCCCTTGCAGTCGGTCTGCACTACATAAACGAATACACATACGTCTTCCCTGATCGCTGGCCTGGCACTGTGAACTGGCTGTCATTACCACGCACCGCAAAAATATACGGCGCGCCTGAGTCGGACCCGCTAGCCATGCTTGGCCAACTTCGCAAAGGACTTGGCGAAGGCTTTATGCCTGCATGGCATCGTTACATCAGAGAAAATCCTGGCGAAAAACGAGACCTTAAATATTTCGTGCTCTCGGCGTGTATTGCGGCCAAGCGCAACCTCACGGAGTTTTTTGCCGACTGGGGTCTGCTTAAAATCAAGGACACCGAAGTGTGGGTCGCTGTGAACGCACTCGGCTTCCCCTACCCTTCACAACGCTTGAGCGCCATCCGGCCTTACGTTAACTAA
- a CDS encoding substrate-binding periplasmic protein — MFKRLLFALIGVGVLLSDGARASNSPPYSMVLLTENFPPFNMAVDGKNFAQENNIDGISAEVVREMFKRANIGYSMTLRFPWDRVYKLALEKPGYGVFSTTRLPERENLFKWVGPVGSYDWIMLARGDSPITLTSLEQVRNYRVGAYKGDAIGERLNTMGLNPILMLRDRDNVKKLVNGQIDLWAVGDPVGRYLAKLEGVTGLKTALRFNSAELYLAINKSTPDEIVNRLQKALDAMRAEGWVDAVKARYQ; from the coding sequence ATGTTCAAACGTCTGCTTTTTGCCCTGATCGGGGTCGGCGTCCTGTTGAGTGATGGAGCTCGTGCCAGCAACTCACCGCCCTATTCCATGGTGCTGCTGACCGAGAATTTCCCGCCGTTCAATATGGCGGTCGATGGCAAGAACTTCGCTCAGGAAAACAACATTGACGGCATTTCCGCCGAAGTCGTGCGCGAGATGTTCAAACGCGCCAATATCGGCTACAGCATGACCCTGCGCTTCCCTTGGGACCGCGTTTACAAGCTTGCCCTTGAAAAGCCCGGCTACGGCGTGTTCTCCACCACACGTTTGCCCGAACGCGAGAATCTTTTCAAATGGGTTGGCCCGGTAGGTTCTTATGACTGGATCATGCTTGCGCGTGGCGACAGTCCCATCACCCTGACTTCGCTGGAGCAGGTCCGGAATTACAGAGTGGGTGCCTATAAAGGCGACGCCATTGGCGAGCGCCTGAACACTATGGGGCTCAATCCGATCCTGATGTTGCGTGATCGGGACAACGTTAAAAAGCTGGTCAACGGGCAGATCGATCTGTGGGCGGTAGGTGACCCGGTAGGGCGCTATCTGGCGAAGCTGGAAGGCGTCACCGGGCTGAAGACGGCGTTGCGTTTCAACAGCGCCGAGTTGTACTTGGCCATCAACAAAAGCACGCCCGACGAGATCGTCAATCGCTTGCAAAAAGCCCTCGACGCAATGCGCGCCGAAGGCTGGGTCGACGCCGTCAAGGCGCGCTATCAGTAA
- the trmL gene encoding tRNA (uridine(34)/cytosine(34)/5-carboxymethylaminomethyluridine(34)-2'-O)-methyltransferase TrmL produces MFHVILFQPEIPPNTGNVIRLCANSGCTLHLIEPLGFELDDKRLRRAGLDYHEYATLQTHADLASCLEKIGNPRLFAFTTKGSRPFHDASFEPGDAFLFGPESRGLPADILDSLDSDHRLRLPMREGCRSLNLSNTVAVAVYEAWRQHGFA; encoded by the coding sequence ATGTTTCACGTCATCCTTTTTCAACCAGAAATTCCGCCGAATACCGGCAACGTCATCAGGCTATGCGCCAACAGCGGCTGCACCCTGCATTTGATCGAACCCTTGGGTTTCGAACTGGACGACAAGCGCCTGCGGCGTGCCGGTCTCGACTATCACGAGTATGCCACGCTACAGACCCACGCTGACCTGGCCAGTTGCCTGGAAAAAATCGGCAACCCACGCTTGTTCGCCTTCACCACCAAGGGCTCGCGACCTTTTCACGATGCGAGCTTCGAGCCGGGCGACGCTTTTCTGTTCGGCCCGGAAAGCCGAGGGCTGCCCGCCGACATTCTCGATTCACTGGACAGCGATCATCGTCTGCGACTGCCCATGCGCGAAGGCTGCCGCAGCCTCAACCTGTCCAATACCGTCGCTGTGGCTGTCTATGAAGCCTGGCGTCAGCACGGGTTTGCGTAG
- a CDS encoding divergent polysaccharide deacetylase family protein yields MRFLGSLLLALSITGAAHAASAEHAEKPAKAYLSLIIDDLGQNPERDSRTLALPGPVTLAIMPDTPHATDFARQAHRAGKTVMLHMPMDPATGPYAWHPELPLAELESRLNAALLKVPYAAGINNHMGSRMTAEPVAMAWLMAELQRRHLFFVDSRTSAKTVAAAEAQRSGLASVSRDVFLDDERTAEAITRQLQTAIKLAKKQGSAAVIGHPYPVTLDVLERELPKLKAQGVEWIDLRSMISERGNQASAAHGKNGLYR; encoded by the coding sequence ATGCGTTTTCTCGGTTCGTTGCTGCTGGCACTCTCGATCACTGGCGCTGCGCATGCAGCGTCAGCCGAGCATGCTGAAAAACCTGCGAAGGCCTACCTCAGCCTGATCATCGACGACCTGGGGCAAAATCCGGAGCGCGACAGCCGCACGCTGGCGTTACCGGGCCCGGTCACGCTGGCGATCATGCCCGACACCCCGCACGCCACCGATTTCGCCCGCCAGGCTCATCGCGCCGGTAAAACGGTGATGCTGCACATGCCGATGGACCCGGCGACCGGCCCTTACGCCTGGCACCCTGAACTGCCCCTGGCGGAACTGGAAAGCCGCCTCAATGCCGCGCTGCTGAAAGTGCCGTATGCCGCCGGTATCAATAACCACATGGGCAGCAGGATGACGGCCGAACCTGTGGCCATGGCCTGGCTGATGGCGGAATTGCAGCGACGTCACCTGTTTTTCGTCGACAGCCGCACCAGCGCGAAAACCGTGGCCGCCGCCGAGGCGCAACGCTCGGGTCTGGCCAGCGTCTCGCGCGATGTGTTTCTGGACGACGAGCGCACTGCCGAAGCCATCACCCGGCAATTGCAGACGGCAATCAAACTGGCCAAAAAGCAGGGTTCGGCCGCGGTCATCGGTCACCCCTACCCGGTCACGCTGGACGTGCTGGAACGCGAGCTGCCCAAGCTCAAGGCTCAAGGTGTCGAATGGATCGACCTGCGCAGCATGATCAGCGAACGCGGTAATCAGGCGAGTGCGGCGCATGGCAAGAACGGGCTGTATCGCTGA
- the secB gene encoding protein-export chaperone SecB, with amino-acid sequence MTDQPNTGAVENEENGPQFSLQRIYVRDLSFEAPKSPAIFRQEWTPTVSLDLNTRQKQLEGDFYEVVLTLSVTVNNGDEVAFIVEVQQAGIFLIKGLDDGAMSHTLGAFCPNILFPYAREAIDNLVVRGSFPALMLAPVNFDALYAQELQRMQEAGETPTVQ; translated from the coding sequence ATGACCGATCAACCGAACACTGGCGCTGTTGAAAACGAAGAAAACGGCCCACAATTTTCCCTGCAGCGTATCTACGTTCGCGACCTGTCGTTCGAAGCGCCAAAAAGCCCGGCGATCTTCCGTCAGGAATGGACGCCAACCGTCAGCCTCGACCTGAACACCCGCCAGAAGCAACTGGAAGGTGATTTCTACGAAGTCGTGCTGACCTTGTCCGTGACCGTCAACAACGGCGACGAAGTGGCCTTCATCGTTGAAGTGCAGCAGGCCGGCATCTTCCTGATCAAGGGCCTGGACGACGGCGCAATGAGCCACACGCTCGGCGCGTTCTGCCCGAACATCCTGTTCCCATACGCTCGCGAAGCCATCGACAATCTGGTCGTCCGCGGCTCGTTCCCTGCGCTGATGCTGGCCCCGGTGAACTTCGACGCGCTGTACGCGCAAGAGCTGCAACGCATGCAGGAAGCTGGCGAAACGCCAACTGTTCAGTAA